In a single window of the Rhizobium tropici CIAT 899 genome:
- a CDS encoding multidrug effflux MFS transporter has translation MQSKDSVSSLGAGGSHHAIVLGILSAVGLFALDMYLPALPTISLDLHADTHAVQASLISFFAAMAVSQIVYGPLSDMFGRKRPLYVGLVLYIIGAIGCALSNDISWLVAFRFIQGTGACAGVVIARAIVRDLHTGAAAAQLMSRLMLVFSISPILAPLAGSIVTMFGNWRLIFWVMVFAGVVGFVAGRFFLEETRPVAARSESSLGGALKAYGTLLKDPYYLGLVLMASFGMSSYMIYVANSSFVLIGHYGLSPSFYSVVFSVNAVGFIGMSQMNGWLARRIGLRKVIRGAVSGYALTMLALAVVMVGGVDRLDIMAAFLFAGYAFLGMIVPNAAVLALEHHGRIAGTASAMMGTVQFMTSALVVGIGGMFMDGTARPMVVVIAICSAIVLLLSIAVLKSRHVVAAE, from the coding sequence GTGCAGAGCAAGGATTCCGTTTCATCCCTCGGGGCCGGCGGCTCCCACCATGCCATCGTCCTTGGCATTCTCTCAGCCGTGGGTCTCTTTGCCCTCGACATGTATCTACCCGCGTTGCCGACGATCAGTCTGGATCTTCACGCTGACACCCATGCAGTTCAGGCAAGCCTGATCTCCTTCTTCGCCGCCATGGCCGTGTCGCAGATTGTCTATGGTCCATTGTCGGATATGTTTGGCCGCAAGCGGCCTCTGTATGTCGGTCTGGTGCTCTATATCATCGGCGCAATCGGTTGCGCGCTCTCCAACGATATTAGCTGGCTGGTCGCCTTCCGTTTCATTCAGGGCACAGGCGCCTGTGCCGGCGTCGTGATTGCCCGCGCCATCGTGCGCGACCTGCATACGGGGGCCGCCGCCGCGCAACTGATGTCGCGGCTTATGCTGGTCTTCAGCATCTCACCCATTCTGGCGCCGCTCGCGGGCAGCATCGTGACAATGTTCGGAAACTGGCGACTGATCTTTTGGGTCATGGTCTTCGCCGGCGTTGTCGGCTTCGTCGCGGGCCGCTTTTTCCTTGAGGAAACCCGGCCGGTTGCGGCGCGCAGTGAAAGCAGCCTCGGCGGGGCATTGAAGGCCTATGGAACACTCCTTAAGGACCCGTACTATCTCGGTCTGGTGCTGATGGCCTCCTTCGGCATGTCGAGCTACATGATCTATGTCGCCAACTCCTCCTTCGTACTCATCGGCCATTACGGGCTTTCTCCGAGCTTTTACAGCGTCGTGTTTTCGGTGAATGCCGTTGGCTTCATCGGCATGTCGCAGATGAACGGCTGGCTTGCCCGCCGGATCGGTTTGCGCAAGGTCATTCGCGGTGCGGTTTCGGGTTATGCGCTGACGATGTTGGCGCTGGCTGTCGTGATGGTCGGTGGCGTCGATCGCCTCGACATTATGGCGGCCTTCCTGTTTGCGGGCTACGCCTTCCTTGGAATGATCGTGCCGAATGCGGCGGTACTGGCGCTTGAACACCATGGCCGCATCGCTGGCACGGCCTCGGCGATGATGGGGACGGTCCAGTTCATGACATCGGCGCTGGTGGTTGGCATCGGCGGTATGTTTATGGACGGTACGGCGAGACCGATGGTGGTCGTCATCGCTATCTGCTCGGCCATCGTGCTTCTCCTTTCGATCGCAGTGCTGAAAAGCAGGCATGTGGTGGCAGCCGAATAG
- a CDS encoding TetR/AcrR family transcriptional regulator produces MKTSPAAVSSETESPPATSKRQAILDAAADVFAEEGFAAASIDAIAARAGVSRQTVYNQLGDKDNLFKVVVAEITEKSSADFFRVLDTFPVAPIDLETELTEFSALLLRKAVCDPNGRWLRKLVETEGGRFPELFETWKEYGPGKKYPAIAARLAQLALAGHLDIEDPALAARQYVALLATDLRINQQIGRQTPEEEVDRMAREATKTFLRAFAKR; encoded by the coding sequence ATGAAAACTTCGCCCGCAGCGGTTTCTTCCGAGACAGAGAGTCCACCCGCCACCAGTAAACGTCAGGCAATCCTCGACGCGGCCGCAGACGTTTTTGCCGAGGAGGGGTTTGCGGCGGCGAGCATCGATGCCATCGCGGCGAGAGCCGGCGTGTCCCGTCAAACGGTGTACAATCAACTCGGCGATAAGGATAATCTGTTCAAGGTTGTGGTTGCGGAGATCACCGAGAAGTCGAGCGCCGACTTCTTTCGGGTGCTGGACACATTTCCCGTGGCACCTATCGATCTGGAAACGGAGCTGACAGAATTCTCAGCGCTGCTCCTGCGCAAGGCGGTCTGCGATCCGAATGGCCGCTGGCTACGCAAGCTCGTCGAGACCGAGGGTGGCAGATTTCCCGAATTGTTCGAGACCTGGAAGGAATACGGACCGGGCAAGAAATACCCCGCCATCGCGGCTCGCCTGGCGCAGCTCGCGCTCGCTGGTCATCTCGACATAGAGGATCCGGCACTTGCCGCGCGCCAGTATGTGGCGCTGCTCGCAACAGATCTGCGGATCAACCAACAGATCGGCCGCCAAACTCCGGAGGAAGAAGTCGACCGTATGGCAAGAGAGGCAACGAAGACCTTTTTGCGCGCGTTCGCCAAGCGCTAA
- a CDS encoding methyl-accepting chemotaxis protein, translated as MIFSLRNILLGIFLFLSIALCVLTGSSTLDAYRDAGKYADVSKFTMLDRALFQTLANFRNERGDGSSLAKLELGAQDATLTLLKTDRGIVDKYMTDAKSVFANIDDPTLKAPIADVMNAYDRVVAFRSKLDNEVAKKLADRDPTLQATTLDLGQQFLTALETGSTAIENRIRASDPSMTALIQIRALTWYTRATAGAANLLYVNTLASGEAMKPEDVSKIQQFDYAANFTWGQIGTLVNHPSTPQVVKDAYKISSTTFFSGDFAAKHNALLAKFAAGEKKAMSLDDWRPVGNAALLTITNTAAAAADGMVANAAASQNDAFVSFIAYGLTFLVAVALSITGICVIIYRVTKPVGALTHSMTELAQGNLSVSIGGVERRDEIGAMARSVQIFQQAALRNKALEAEAAEARITSENERVEVQRRAEAEAEERLLQATGSLATGLRHLASGNLRCEIETPLAAQFEALRHDFNSSVSQLRAAMSQVGQAASLVNSGSYEISQASDNLSKRTEQQAASLEETAAALEEVTANVQSTSKRAGDARDLVRGARSRAENSSQVVGNAVSAMGRIEHSSKQISQIISVIDEIAFQTNLLALNAGVEAARAGEAGKGFAVVAQEVRELAQRSANAAKEIKALIGNSEVAVSEGVKLVNDTGEGLSAIADLVLQINQHMDAIATAAQEQSMGLSEINSAVNHMDQATQQNAAMVEEMNAAGAGLAEESKRLGELLSAFRTGEAERMEPQARPVARPASAPTTGRLAARAAPATQGNAALKHLQQEWSEF; from the coding sequence ATGATTTTTTCTCTTCGCAATATACTTCTCGGGATTTTCCTTTTTCTCAGCATCGCCCTATGCGTGCTAACGGGATCTTCGACGCTTGATGCCTATCGCGATGCAGGCAAGTATGCCGACGTCTCGAAGTTCACCATGCTAGACCGCGCGCTCTTCCAAACACTTGCGAACTTTCGCAACGAGCGAGGTGACGGGTCGTCGCTCGCCAAACTTGAGCTTGGCGCGCAAGATGCAACGCTTACCTTGTTGAAAACGGACAGGGGCATCGTCGACAAATATATGACTGATGCAAAATCGGTCTTTGCAAACATCGACGACCCGACGCTCAAAGCTCCGATTGCCGATGTCATGAACGCCTATGATCGCGTGGTCGCATTCCGCTCAAAGCTCGACAACGAAGTGGCTAAGAAGCTTGCTGATCGCGACCCGACATTGCAGGCCACGACGCTGGACCTCGGTCAGCAGTTCCTGACCGCGTTGGAGACAGGTTCGACCGCCATTGAAAACCGGATTCGCGCGAGCGATCCTTCAATGACGGCCCTCATTCAGATCCGTGCGCTGACATGGTACACGCGCGCAACGGCTGGTGCTGCAAACTTGTTGTACGTCAACACACTCGCCTCTGGAGAGGCGATGAAGCCTGAGGACGTCAGCAAGATCCAACAATTCGATTACGCCGCGAACTTCACCTGGGGGCAGATCGGCACTCTGGTCAATCATCCGTCGACACCACAGGTCGTCAAAGACGCCTATAAAATCAGCAGCACGACCTTTTTCAGCGGTGACTTTGCAGCAAAACACAATGCATTGCTTGCGAAGTTCGCAGCCGGTGAGAAGAAAGCCATGTCTCTCGACGACTGGCGCCCGGTCGGCAATGCCGCCCTTCTGACGATCACGAACACCGCCGCGGCAGCAGCAGATGGCATGGTCGCCAATGCAGCCGCCAGCCAGAATGATGCATTCGTCAGTTTCATCGCCTACGGGCTGACTTTCCTTGTTGCCGTCGCCCTGAGCATTACGGGCATCTGCGTCATCATCTATCGCGTCACCAAGCCCGTCGGGGCGCTAACTCATTCCATGACCGAACTCGCCCAAGGCAACCTCTCGGTCTCAATCGGTGGCGTCGAACGGCGCGATGAGATCGGCGCCATGGCGCGTTCCGTACAGATTTTCCAACAGGCAGCCTTGCGCAACAAGGCGCTGGAAGCTGAAGCGGCCGAGGCACGCATTACATCGGAGAATGAACGCGTCGAAGTCCAGCGCCGTGCCGAGGCAGAGGCAGAAGAGAGGCTGCTGCAGGCAACGGGTTCGCTTGCGACGGGACTTCGTCATTTGGCATCCGGCAACCTGCGCTGTGAGATCGAAACGCCGCTGGCTGCGCAGTTCGAAGCTCTGCGTCACGATTTCAATTCATCGGTTAGCCAGCTGCGCGCTGCCATGTCCCAGGTCGGCCAGGCCGCGTCGCTGGTAAACAGCGGCAGTTACGAGATTTCGCAGGCTTCCGATAATCTTTCCAAGCGAACGGAGCAGCAGGCCGCCTCGCTGGAAGAGACCGCAGCAGCGCTCGAAGAGGTAACGGCCAATGTTCAGTCGACCTCCAAACGAGCTGGCGATGCACGTGACCTGGTGCGTGGTGCCCGATCGCGGGCAGAAAACTCCAGCCAGGTCGTCGGCAATGCCGTCAGCGCCATGGGAAGAATTGAGCATTCGTCCAAGCAGATCAGCCAGATCATCAGCGTGATCGACGAGATCGCCTTCCAGACCAACCTGCTTGCACTTAACGCCGGCGTCGAGGCGGCGCGTGCGGGCGAAGCCGGCAAAGGCTTTGCCGTTGTTGCCCAGGAAGTCCGGGAATTGGCCCAGCGTTCGGCCAATGCCGCCAAAGAGATCAAGGCCCTGATCGGCAACTCTGAAGTCGCAGTCAGCGAAGGCGTGAAGCTCGTCAACGACACCGGCGAGGGCCTCTCAGCTATCGCCGACCTGGTCCTGCAGATCAATCAGCACATGGATGCGATTGCAACCGCCGCTCAGGAGCAGTCCATGGGTCTTTCCGAGATCAACAGTGCCGTCAATCATATGGACCAGGCGACACAGCAGAATGCCGCCATGGTCGAAGAGATGAATGCGGCCGGCGCAGGTTTGGCCGAAGAGAGCAAGCGTCTTGGCGAGCTTCTGAGCGCATTCCGCACAGGCGAAGCCGAGCGCATGGAGCCGCAGGCGAGGCCCGTGGCCCGGCCTGCCTCCGCCCCGACAACAGGCCGGCTTGCCGCGCGCGCCGCTCCCGCTACGCAGGGCAATGCTGCACTTAAACATCTCCAGCAAGAGTGGTCGGAGTTCTGA